A window from Neodiprion fabricii isolate iyNeoFabr1 chromosome 2, iyNeoFabr1.1, whole genome shotgun sequence encodes these proteins:
- the LOC124176331 gene encoding epidermal growth factor receptor isoform X4 — MMAADRPRGDQVETDSTAICIGTNGRLSVPSNKDHHYRNLRDRYTNCTYVDGNLEITWLQNLELDLSFLQYIREVTGYVLISHVDVQKVVLPRLQIIRGRTLFKLNIHEAEFALFVTMCQMNSLELPALRDILNGSVGMYNNYNLCHMRTINWDEIITGPQAKYDYVYNFTAPERVCPECDKSCEQGCWGEGPHNCQSFSKINCSPQCWQGRCFGQNPRECCHLFCAGGCTGPKQSDCLACKNFFDDGVCTQECPAMQKYNPTTYSWETNPDGKYAYGATCVRKCPEHLLKDNGACVRSCPAKKKAVNGECVPCDGPCPKTCQGVDRVHSGNIDSFKDCTIIEGSITILDQSFMGYQHIYQNFTFGPRYLELHPDKLEVFSTLKEVTGYVNIQGYHKQFTNLSYFRNLEVIGGRSLTETFFASLYIVKTALVSLGLNSLKKINSGTVAILENTDLCYAQSINWTRIKRSQEHTTILSSNKPEADCAREGLVCDDQCSDEGCWGPGPEQCLSCRNFILENICVQNCTAVPGIYQADERVCKPCHVQCNGTCSGPNAEHCHSCKHVRDGPFCVPKCPSSKFNDGGICKHCHDNCVGGCEGPENNIGPNGCHSCEKAIMNFETPERCLRTDESCPEGYYWEGVEPQERGPLKALAGKAVCRKCHPRCLRCTGYGFHQQVCQECAKYKKGEQCEDECPADHFAIPETRSCIPCSSECRGCYGPGADQCYKCRNFKVFANVATEDNATSFNCTDTCPPEQPFTRFPADNDPFCSNHAKKMSYPLEGEQTPAILAGVGVFVVILMVFSAAVLCLWRQRTKAKENTVKMTMALTGLDDNEPLRPTGVKPNLAKLRIIKEEEMRKGGILGYGAFGNVYKGVWVPEGENVKIPVAIKVLHDGTGSNTSKEFLDEAYIMASVEHPNLLQLLAVCMTSQMMLVTQLMPLGCLLDFVRKYKDKIGSKPLLNWCTQIARGMAYLEERRLVHRDLAARNVLVQTPNCVKITDFGLAKLLDINEEQYKAAGGKMPIKWLALECIQHRVFTHKSDVWAFGVTIWEVLTYGGRPYENVPARNVPELLEKGERLPQPAICTIDVYMIMIKCWMLDAESRPSFKELADDFAKMSRDPGRYLAIKGDKYMILPSYTLQDKKEMIRNLASAMDGPEAVVDADEYLQPKSRAPIPPIVVSPSSTSGSPPNTPIKSCWPNNTPMAADSPTPQNQQNWDRELLRYGVSGNGGTSRESAEANPAHLQHPHYTHPNGHCGPAASLDGSNSRYCSDPLKMIGVIECDVTDDCFKSEVGTIHQQARIGNLKLDLPLDEDDYLMPSPQMPASTIQYMDLIGDSKPTESESKHMNNGYRKYPEFLTIPGKTSVDNPEYIMSQDDAALSPQTLGIPATADLVKTETTNGTAFGSQVRQRSTEEESDHEYYNDFDRLERELQPLKPLRKNETTV, encoded by the exons TCTGTATCGGGACAAATGGTCGACTATCGGTACCCTCCAACAAGGACCATCATTACCGAAATCTTCGAGATCGGTATACGAATTGTACGTACGTTGACGGCAACCTCGAAATCACATGGCTGCAGAACCTTGAGCTGGACCTCAGTTTCCTTCAGTACATCCGAGAGGTCACCGGGTACGTCCTCATCAGCCACGTGGACGTGCAGAAGGTTGTCCTGCCACGGCTCCAGATCATTCGCGGCCGAACCCTGTTCAAGCTGAACATTCACGAGGCCGAGTTTGCACTATTCGTCACCATGTGCCAGATGAATAGCCTCGAGCTACCGGCACTTCGAG ACATCCTAAATGGCAGTGTCGGCATGTACAACAACTACAATCTCTGCCACATGAGGACCATCAATTGGGACGAAATAATAACGGGTCCCCAGGCAAAGTATGATTACGTGTACAACTTCACAGCCCCGGAGCGGGTATGCCCCGAGTGCGACAAGAGTTGTGAGCAGGGATGCTGGGGCGAAGGACCCCACAATTGCCAGAGTTTCTCAAAGATAAATTGCTCGCCACAGTGCTGGCAGGGACGTTGCTTCGGGCAAAATCCAAGGGAGTGCTGTCATCTTTTTTGCGCCGGGGGTTGCACCGGACCGAAGCAGAGTGATTGTTTGGCGTGCAAAAACTTTTTCGACGACGGTGTCTGTACGCAAGAATGTCCGGCAATGCagaa GTATAATCCGACAACATACTCGTGGGAAACAAACCCCGATGGAAAGTATGCATATGGTGCGACGTGTGTCCGTAAGTGTCCCGAACACCTTCTGAAGGACAACGGTGCATGCGTGCGTTCGTGTCCTGCAAAGAAAAAGGCTGTTAATGGTGAATGTGTACCATGCGACGGTCCATGCCCAAAGACTTGCCAAGGCGTGGATCGGGTCCATTCTGGAAACATTGACAGCTTTAAAGATTGTACAATAATTGAAGGCTCGATCACAATATTGGATCAGAGTTTCATGGGGTATCAACATATATACCAAAACTTTACGTTTGGACCGAGGTATCTGGAGCTTCACCCCGACAAACTCGAGGTGTTCAGCACGCTAAAGGAAGTTACGGGATACGTTAATATTCAAGGGTATCACAAGCAGTTCACAAATCTTTCATACTTCCGGAATCTGGAGGTTATCGGGGGCAGAAGCCTTACCGAAACATTCTTTGCATCACTTTACATTGTGAAGACAGCCCTGGTGTCCCTCGGATTGAATTCACTGAAAAAGATCAACTCTGGTACGGTAGCAATCCTGGAGAACACGGATCTCTGCTACGCTCAGAGCATCAACTGGACGCGAATAAAAAGGTCTCAAGAACATACCACGATTTTGTCCAGCAACAAGCCCGAAGCTGACTGCG CACGCGAAGGCTTGGTATGCGATGATCAATGTTCGGACGAGGGCTGCTGGGGGCCAGGTCCCGAGCAATGTTTGTCCTGCAGGAATTTCATATTGGAGAATATTTGCGTACAAAATTGCACAGCAGTACCTGG tATTTACCAAGCAGACGAAAGAGTCTGCAAACCTTGTCACGTGCAATGCAACGGTACTTGTTCTGGTCCGAATGCGGAACACTGCCACTCATGTAAGCATGTGCGCGACGGGCCTTTCTGCGTTCCCAAATGTCCATCATCAAAGTTCAACGATGGTGGGATATGCAAACATTGTCACGATAATTGCGTAGGGGGGTGCGAGGGTCCGGAAAATAACATTGGTCCAAATGGGTGTCACAGTTGCGAAAAAGCGATTATGAACTTCGAAACACCGGAGAGGTGTTTGAGAACGGATGAGTCTTGCCCGGAAG GTTACTACTGGGAGGGGGTCGAGCCTCAGGAACGGGGTCCTCTGAAGGCCCTTGCTGGTAAAGCAGTCTGTCGGAAATGTCACCCTCGGTGCCTTAGGTGTACCGGGTACGGTTTTCATCAACAAGTTTGCCAGGAATGCGCCAAGTACAAGAAAGGTGAACAGTGCGAAGACGAGTGCCCCGCCGATCACTTCGCTATCCCGGAAACCCGGAGCTGCATCCCATGCTCTTCGGAGTGCAGGGGCTGTTACGGCCCGGGAGCTGATCAGTGCTACAAGTGCCGAAACTTCAAGGTGTTCGCC AACGTTGCCACGGAAGACAATGCAACATCCTTCAATTGCACCGATACCTGCCCGCCAGAACAGCCGTTTACGAGGTTCCCTGCGGACAACGACCCGTTCTGCTCCAATCATGCAAAGAAGATGAGTTACCCGTTAGAAGGCGAACAAACACCGGCAATATTAGCAGGTGTTGGTGTTTTCGTAGTGATTCTAATGGTCTTCTCCGCTGCTGTATTATGCCTGTGGCGTCAGCGGACGAAGGCCAAGGAAAATACCGTGAAAATGACGATGGCACTTACCGGGCTTGATGACAACGAACCTCTAAGGCCTACGGGAGTGAAGCCGAACTTAGCAAAGCTGCGTATAATCAAGGAGGAGGAGATGAGAAAGGGCGGTATACTCGGATACGGGGCATTCGGCAACGTCTACAAGGGAGTCTGGGTGCCAGAGGGTGAGAATGTTAAGATCCCGGTTGCGATCAAAGTTCTCCACGATGGGACAGGATCCAATACGTCGAAGGAGTTCCTCGATGAAGCCTATATCATGGCAAGTGTCGAGCATCCGAATCTACTTCAGCTACTCGCCGTCTGCATGACGTCGCAGATGATGCTTGTGACACAACTGATGCCGCTCGGTTGTCTCCTTGACTTCGTTAGAAAGTATAAGGACAAGATTGGCTCAAAGCCTCTGTTGAATTGGTGTACACAGATCGCCAGGGGTATGGCCTATCTCGAAGAGAGACGATTGGTCCACAGGGATTTGGCAGCGAGGAACGTCCTTGTGCAAACGCCAAACTGCGTGAAAATAACCGACTTTGGCCTCGCGAAGCTTTTGGACATCAACGAGGAACAGTACAAGGCTGCTGGCGGTAAAATGCCAATAAAATGGTTGGCCTTAGAATGTATTCAGCACCGCGTATTTACGCACAAGTCAGACGTCTGGGCATTCGGTGTTACCATCTGGGAAGTTTTGACTTATGGTGGAAGACCCTACGAAAACGTTCCGGCAAGAAATGTGCCAGAATTATTGGAAAAGGGGGAACGGTTACCGCAGCCGGCGATATGTACGATCGATGTGTACATGATCATGATAAAATGCTGGATGCTCGACGCGGAGTCGAGGCCAAGCTTCAAGGAACTTGCCGACGACTTTGCGAAAATGTCGAGAGATCCTGGACGTTATCTGGCAATAAAGGGGGACAAGTACATGATACTACCATCCTATACATTGCAG gataaaaaagaaatgataagAAATCTGGCGTCCGCGATGGATGGTCCGGAAGCCGTGGTAGACGCAGATGAATATCTTCAACCAAAGTCGAGGGCACCTATACCACCTATCGTGGTCTCGCCGTCGAGTACGTCCGGCTCACCTCCCAACACGCCGATAAAGAGCTGCTGGCCGAATAACACGCCAATGGCCGCTGACTCACCGACACCGCAGAACCAACAGAACTGGGACCGGGAGCTATTGCGATACGGCGTCTCGGGTAATGGGGGTACCTCGCGGGAGTCTGCAGAGGCAAACCCCGCGCATCTACAGCACCCCCATTATACCCACCCGAACGGCCATTGTGGCCCGGCTGCCAGCTTGGATGGCTCGAATTCCAGATACTGTTCAGACCCCCTTAAGATGATCGGAGTCATAG AATGCGACGTAACGGACGACTGCTTTAAGTCGGAGGTCGGCACGATACACCAACAAGCTAGAATTGGAAATTTGAAGTTGGACCTGCCCCTGGACGAAGATGACTACCTCATGCCCTCGCCCCAGATGCCAGCAAGCACGATACAATACATGGATCTGATCGGTGATTCGAAACCTACCG aGTCAGAGTCGAAGCATATGAACAATGGATATCGAAAGTACCCGGAATTCTTAACAATCCCCGGGAAAACGTCGGTTGACAATCCGGAGTATATCATGTCGCAGGACGACGCGGCGTTGAGCCCGCAGACGTTGGGGATTCCCGCGACCGCGGATCTCGTCAAGACGGAGACGACAAACGGTACCGCCTTTGGCTCTCAGGTCAGGCAAAGGAGTACGGAAGAGGAATCGGATCACGAGTATTACAACGACTTCGATCGGCTTGAGCGCGAGCTCCAGCCTTTGAAACCGCTTAGAAAGAACGAAACGACAGTATGA
- the LOC124176331 gene encoding epidermal growth factor receptor isoform X6: MMAAVCIGTNGRLSVPSNKDHHYRNLRDRYTNCTYVDGNLEITWLQNLELDLSFLQYIREVTGYVLISHVDVQKVVLPRLQIIRGRTLFKLNIHEAEFALFVTMCQMNSLELPALRDILNGSVGMYNNYNLCHMRTINWDEIITGPQAKYDYVYNFTAPERVCPECDKSCEQGCWGEGPHNCQSFSKINCSPQCWQGRCFGQNPRECCHLFCAGGCTGPKQSDCLACKNFFDDGVCTQECPAMQKYNPTTYSWETNPDGKYAYGATCVRKCPEHLLKDNGACVRSCPAKKKAVNGECVPCDGPCPKTCQGVDRVHSGNIDSFKDCTIIEGSITILDQSFMGYQHIYQNFTFGPRYLELHPDKLEVFSTLKEVTGYVNIQGYHKQFTNLSYFRNLEVIGGRSLTETFFASLYIVKTALVSLGLNSLKKINSGTVAILENTDLCYAQSINWTRIKRSQEHTTILSSNKPEADCAREGLVCDDQCSDEGCWGPGPEQCLSCRNFILENICVQNCTAVPGIYQADERVCKPCHVQCNGTCSGPNAEHCHSCKHVRDGPFCVPKCPSSKFNDGGICKHCHDNCVGGCEGPENNIGPNGCHSCEKAIMNFETPERCLRTDESCPEGYYWEGVEPQERGPLKALAGKAVCRKCHPRCLRCTGYGFHQQVCQECAKYKKGEQCEDECPADHFAIPETRSCIPCSSECRGCYGPGADQCYKCRNFKVFANVATEDNATSFNCTDTCPPEQPFTRFPADNDPFCSNHAKKMSYPLEGEQTPAILAGVGVFVVILMVFSAAVLCLWRQRTKAKENTVKMTMALTGLDDNEPLRPTGVKPNLAKLRIIKEEEMRKGGILGYGAFGNVYKGVWVPEGENVKIPVAIKVLHDGTGSNTSKEFLDEAYIMASVEHPNLLQLLAVCMTSQMMLVTQLMPLGCLLDFVRKYKDKIGSKPLLNWCTQIARGMAYLEERRLVHRDLAARNVLVQTPNCVKITDFGLAKLLDINEEQYKAAGGKMPIKWLALECIQHRVFTHKSDVWAFGVTIWEVLTYGGRPYENVPARNVPELLEKGERLPQPAICTIDVYMIMIKCWMLDAESRPSFKELADDFAKMSRDPGRYLAIKGDKYMILPSYTLQDKKEMIRNLASAMDGPEAVVDADEYLQPKSRAPIPPIVVSPSSTSGSPPNTPIKSCWPNNTPMAADSPTPQNQQNWDRELLRYGVSGNGGTSRESAEANPAHLQHPHYTHPNGHCGPAASLDGSNSRYCSDPLKMIGVIECDVTDDCFKSEVGTIHQQARIGNLKLDLPLDEDDYLMPSPQMPASTIQYMDLIGDSKPTESESKHMNNGYRKYPEFLTIPGKTSVDNPEYIMSQDDAALSPQTLGIPATADLVKTETTNGTAFGSQVRQRSTEEESDHEYYNDFDRLERELQPLKPLRKNETTV, encoded by the exons TCTGTATCGGGACAAATGGTCGACTATCGGTACCCTCCAACAAGGACCATCATTACCGAAATCTTCGAGATCGGTATACGAATTGTACGTACGTTGACGGCAACCTCGAAATCACATGGCTGCAGAACCTTGAGCTGGACCTCAGTTTCCTTCAGTACATCCGAGAGGTCACCGGGTACGTCCTCATCAGCCACGTGGACGTGCAGAAGGTTGTCCTGCCACGGCTCCAGATCATTCGCGGCCGAACCCTGTTCAAGCTGAACATTCACGAGGCCGAGTTTGCACTATTCGTCACCATGTGCCAGATGAATAGCCTCGAGCTACCGGCACTTCGAG ACATCCTAAATGGCAGTGTCGGCATGTACAACAACTACAATCTCTGCCACATGAGGACCATCAATTGGGACGAAATAATAACGGGTCCCCAGGCAAAGTATGATTACGTGTACAACTTCACAGCCCCGGAGCGGGTATGCCCCGAGTGCGACAAGAGTTGTGAGCAGGGATGCTGGGGCGAAGGACCCCACAATTGCCAGAGTTTCTCAAAGATAAATTGCTCGCCACAGTGCTGGCAGGGACGTTGCTTCGGGCAAAATCCAAGGGAGTGCTGTCATCTTTTTTGCGCCGGGGGTTGCACCGGACCGAAGCAGAGTGATTGTTTGGCGTGCAAAAACTTTTTCGACGACGGTGTCTGTACGCAAGAATGTCCGGCAATGCagaa GTATAATCCGACAACATACTCGTGGGAAACAAACCCCGATGGAAAGTATGCATATGGTGCGACGTGTGTCCGTAAGTGTCCCGAACACCTTCTGAAGGACAACGGTGCATGCGTGCGTTCGTGTCCTGCAAAGAAAAAGGCTGTTAATGGTGAATGTGTACCATGCGACGGTCCATGCCCAAAGACTTGCCAAGGCGTGGATCGGGTCCATTCTGGAAACATTGACAGCTTTAAAGATTGTACAATAATTGAAGGCTCGATCACAATATTGGATCAGAGTTTCATGGGGTATCAACATATATACCAAAACTTTACGTTTGGACCGAGGTATCTGGAGCTTCACCCCGACAAACTCGAGGTGTTCAGCACGCTAAAGGAAGTTACGGGATACGTTAATATTCAAGGGTATCACAAGCAGTTCACAAATCTTTCATACTTCCGGAATCTGGAGGTTATCGGGGGCAGAAGCCTTACCGAAACATTCTTTGCATCACTTTACATTGTGAAGACAGCCCTGGTGTCCCTCGGATTGAATTCACTGAAAAAGATCAACTCTGGTACGGTAGCAATCCTGGAGAACACGGATCTCTGCTACGCTCAGAGCATCAACTGGACGCGAATAAAAAGGTCTCAAGAACATACCACGATTTTGTCCAGCAACAAGCCCGAAGCTGACTGCG CACGCGAAGGCTTGGTATGCGATGATCAATGTTCGGACGAGGGCTGCTGGGGGCCAGGTCCCGAGCAATGTTTGTCCTGCAGGAATTTCATATTGGAGAATATTTGCGTACAAAATTGCACAGCAGTACCTGG tATTTACCAAGCAGACGAAAGAGTCTGCAAACCTTGTCACGTGCAATGCAACGGTACTTGTTCTGGTCCGAATGCGGAACACTGCCACTCATGTAAGCATGTGCGCGACGGGCCTTTCTGCGTTCCCAAATGTCCATCATCAAAGTTCAACGATGGTGGGATATGCAAACATTGTCACGATAATTGCGTAGGGGGGTGCGAGGGTCCGGAAAATAACATTGGTCCAAATGGGTGTCACAGTTGCGAAAAAGCGATTATGAACTTCGAAACACCGGAGAGGTGTTTGAGAACGGATGAGTCTTGCCCGGAAG GTTACTACTGGGAGGGGGTCGAGCCTCAGGAACGGGGTCCTCTGAAGGCCCTTGCTGGTAAAGCAGTCTGTCGGAAATGTCACCCTCGGTGCCTTAGGTGTACCGGGTACGGTTTTCATCAACAAGTTTGCCAGGAATGCGCCAAGTACAAGAAAGGTGAACAGTGCGAAGACGAGTGCCCCGCCGATCACTTCGCTATCCCGGAAACCCGGAGCTGCATCCCATGCTCTTCGGAGTGCAGGGGCTGTTACGGCCCGGGAGCTGATCAGTGCTACAAGTGCCGAAACTTCAAGGTGTTCGCC AACGTTGCCACGGAAGACAATGCAACATCCTTCAATTGCACCGATACCTGCCCGCCAGAACAGCCGTTTACGAGGTTCCCTGCGGACAACGACCCGTTCTGCTCCAATCATGCAAAGAAGATGAGTTACCCGTTAGAAGGCGAACAAACACCGGCAATATTAGCAGGTGTTGGTGTTTTCGTAGTGATTCTAATGGTCTTCTCCGCTGCTGTATTATGCCTGTGGCGTCAGCGGACGAAGGCCAAGGAAAATACCGTGAAAATGACGATGGCACTTACCGGGCTTGATGACAACGAACCTCTAAGGCCTACGGGAGTGAAGCCGAACTTAGCAAAGCTGCGTATAATCAAGGAGGAGGAGATGAGAAAGGGCGGTATACTCGGATACGGGGCATTCGGCAACGTCTACAAGGGAGTCTGGGTGCCAGAGGGTGAGAATGTTAAGATCCCGGTTGCGATCAAAGTTCTCCACGATGGGACAGGATCCAATACGTCGAAGGAGTTCCTCGATGAAGCCTATATCATGGCAAGTGTCGAGCATCCGAATCTACTTCAGCTACTCGCCGTCTGCATGACGTCGCAGATGATGCTTGTGACACAACTGATGCCGCTCGGTTGTCTCCTTGACTTCGTTAGAAAGTATAAGGACAAGATTGGCTCAAAGCCTCTGTTGAATTGGTGTACACAGATCGCCAGGGGTATGGCCTATCTCGAAGAGAGACGATTGGTCCACAGGGATTTGGCAGCGAGGAACGTCCTTGTGCAAACGCCAAACTGCGTGAAAATAACCGACTTTGGCCTCGCGAAGCTTTTGGACATCAACGAGGAACAGTACAAGGCTGCTGGCGGTAAAATGCCAATAAAATGGTTGGCCTTAGAATGTATTCAGCACCGCGTATTTACGCACAAGTCAGACGTCTGGGCATTCGGTGTTACCATCTGGGAAGTTTTGACTTATGGTGGAAGACCCTACGAAAACGTTCCGGCAAGAAATGTGCCAGAATTATTGGAAAAGGGGGAACGGTTACCGCAGCCGGCGATATGTACGATCGATGTGTACATGATCATGATAAAATGCTGGATGCTCGACGCGGAGTCGAGGCCAAGCTTCAAGGAACTTGCCGACGACTTTGCGAAAATGTCGAGAGATCCTGGACGTTATCTGGCAATAAAGGGGGACAAGTACATGATACTACCATCCTATACATTGCAG gataaaaaagaaatgataagAAATCTGGCGTCCGCGATGGATGGTCCGGAAGCCGTGGTAGACGCAGATGAATATCTTCAACCAAAGTCGAGGGCACCTATACCACCTATCGTGGTCTCGCCGTCGAGTACGTCCGGCTCACCTCCCAACACGCCGATAAAGAGCTGCTGGCCGAATAACACGCCAATGGCCGCTGACTCACCGACACCGCAGAACCAACAGAACTGGGACCGGGAGCTATTGCGATACGGCGTCTCGGGTAATGGGGGTACCTCGCGGGAGTCTGCAGAGGCAAACCCCGCGCATCTACAGCACCCCCATTATACCCACCCGAACGGCCATTGTGGCCCGGCTGCCAGCTTGGATGGCTCGAATTCCAGATACTGTTCAGACCCCCTTAAGATGATCGGAGTCATAG AATGCGACGTAACGGACGACTGCTTTAAGTCGGAGGTCGGCACGATACACCAACAAGCTAGAATTGGAAATTTGAAGTTGGACCTGCCCCTGGACGAAGATGACTACCTCATGCCCTCGCCCCAGATGCCAGCAAGCACGATACAATACATGGATCTGATCGGTGATTCGAAACCTACCG aGTCAGAGTCGAAGCATATGAACAATGGATATCGAAAGTACCCGGAATTCTTAACAATCCCCGGGAAAACGTCGGTTGACAATCCGGAGTATATCATGTCGCAGGACGACGCGGCGTTGAGCCCGCAGACGTTGGGGATTCCCGCGACCGCGGATCTCGTCAAGACGGAGACGACAAACGGTACCGCCTTTGGCTCTCAGGTCAGGCAAAGGAGTACGGAAGAGGAATCGGATCACGAGTATTACAACGACTTCGATCGGCTTGAGCGCGAGCTCCAGCCTTTGAAACCGCTTAGAAAGAACGAAACGACAGTATGA